The following proteins are encoded in a genomic region of Cellulomonas sp. ES6:
- a CDS encoding LacI family DNA-binding transcriptional regulator, protein MTSDSAGAPAATRGRPGPSIADVAQLAGVSSQTVSRVSTGAENARPATRDRVLAAMDELGYSPNHAARALRYGSFGTIGVIAHRLARTGESRTVEAVVEAARAEGYTVSLVDVRTPGSDDVTDAVARLSHQSIDGLVIIRAETATPVALALPPRLPVVVSDSRFVGHHPAVGADQVTGTHLAVQHLLDLGHRTVHHVAGPDDSAPAGVRVAAWRQHLVGAGRPVPDVLRGDWSARSGYEAGRRLAADPDATAVFCANDEMAAGVLRALAESGRRVPDDVSVVGFDDIPLAEYLWPPLTTVQQDFHLIGERLMELLLRQIRERTPLEDSRVVVPTRLLVRASTAPPRG, encoded by the coding sequence ATGACGTCCGACTCCGCCGGAGCCCCGGCCGCCACGCGCGGACGCCCCGGGCCGTCCATCGCCGACGTGGCCCAGCTCGCCGGGGTGTCGTCGCAGACCGTCTCCCGGGTGTCCACCGGCGCCGAGAACGCGCGGCCCGCGACGCGCGACCGGGTGCTCGCCGCGATGGACGAGCTCGGCTACTCCCCCAACCACGCCGCACGCGCCCTGCGCTACGGCTCGTTCGGCACGATCGGCGTGATCGCGCACCGCCTCGCCCGCACCGGCGAGTCCCGCACCGTCGAGGCCGTCGTCGAGGCAGCCCGCGCGGAGGGCTACACCGTGAGCCTGGTGGACGTGCGCACCCCCGGGTCCGACGACGTCACGGACGCCGTCGCGCGCCTGTCGCACCAGTCGATCGACGGGCTCGTCATCATCCGCGCCGAGACCGCCACGCCCGTCGCGCTCGCGCTGCCGCCGCGGCTGCCGGTCGTGGTGTCGGACTCCCGGTTCGTCGGGCACCACCCCGCGGTCGGCGCGGACCAGGTCACCGGCACGCACCTGGCCGTGCAGCACCTGCTGGACCTCGGCCACCGCACCGTGCACCACGTGGCCGGGCCCGACGACTCCGCGCCGGCGGGGGTCCGCGTCGCCGCCTGGCGCCAGCACCTCGTGGGCGCGGGCCGCCCCGTGCCCGACGTGCTGCGCGGCGACTGGTCGGCGCGCTCCGGCTACGAGGCCGGGCGGCGGCTCGCGGCCGACCCGGACGCCACCGCCGTGTTCTGCGCGAACGACGAGATGGCCGCCGGCGTGCTGCGCGCGCTCGCCGAGAGCGGCCGCCGGGTGCCGGACGACGTCTCCGTGGTCGGGTTCGACGACATCCCGCTCGCCGAGTACCTGTGGCCGCCGCTGACCACCGTGCAGCAGGACTTCCACCTCATCGGCGAGCGGCTCATGGAGCTGCTGCTGCGGCAGATCCGCGAGCGCACGCCGCTGGAGGACAGCCGCGTGGTGGTGCCCACCCGCCTCCTCGTGCGCGCGAGCACCGCCCCGCCGCGGGGCTGA
- a CDS encoding sugar ABC transporter permease — MTAAAAPARAARRRPVRRGRWTGWGFVGPFMAVFALVFLAPIAYSLYLSLFRQQLVGGNAFVGLENYQRAFADPQFWSAFGRVSLFLAVQVPIMLGIALLVALAIDSGRLYGTSFFRISIFLPYAVPAVVATLMWGFMYGTRFGLVGNLNDALGISLPNPLSPDLVLASIGNIVTWEFVGYNMLIFYSALRVVPRSLYEAAEIDGAGQWRVVTAIKLPAIRGALVIATIFSIIGSFQLFNEPSILQKLAPNAITTHFTPNLYAYSLSFSGQQYNYSATVAIIMGVITMVIAYVVQLRGMRKGA, encoded by the coding sequence CTGACCGCCGCCGCGGCGCCCGCCCGCGCCGCCCGGCGGCGCCCCGTCCGCCGGGGACGGTGGACCGGGTGGGGCTTCGTCGGCCCGTTCATGGCCGTGTTCGCCCTCGTGTTCCTCGCCCCGATCGCGTACTCGCTCTACCTCAGCCTGTTCCGGCAGCAGCTCGTCGGCGGCAACGCGTTCGTCGGGCTGGAGAACTACCAGCGCGCGTTCGCCGACCCGCAGTTCTGGTCGGCGTTCGGCCGGGTGTCGCTGTTCCTCGCGGTGCAGGTGCCGATCATGCTCGGCATCGCGCTGCTGGTCGCCCTCGCCATCGACTCCGGGCGGCTGTACGGCACGTCGTTCTTCCGGATCTCGATCTTCCTGCCGTACGCCGTGCCCGCGGTCGTCGCGACGCTGATGTGGGGCTTCATGTACGGCACCCGCTTCGGCCTGGTCGGCAACCTCAACGACGCGCTCGGGATCTCGCTGCCGAACCCCCTGTCGCCCGACCTCGTGCTGGCGTCGATCGGCAACATCGTGACCTGGGAGTTCGTGGGCTACAACATGCTCATCTTCTACTCGGCGCTGCGCGTCGTGCCGCGGTCGCTGTACGAGGCGGCGGAGATCGACGGCGCCGGCCAGTGGCGGGTCGTCACCGCGATCAAGCTCCCCGCGATCCGCGGCGCGCTCGTCATCGCCACGATCTTCTCGATCATCGGGTCGTTCCAGCTCTTCAACGAGCCGAGCATCCTCCAGAAGCTCGCCCCGAACGCGATCACGACGCACTTCACCCCGAACCTGTACGCCTACTCGCTGTCGTTCTCCGGCCAGCAGTACAACTACTCGGCGACCGTCGCGATCATCATGGGCGTCATCACGATGGTCATCGCCTACGTCGTCCAGCTCCGCGGCATGCGGAAGGGGGCGTGA
- a CDS encoding carbohydrate ABC transporter permease: MTTTAPATTPAARPARPGRGPRLRTPRRHSVDRPRRSGLLTVLTALVCLYSLVPLAWLLINATKSQGDLFTSFGLWFSGNFHLVQNVTDTLTYDDGIFVRWLGNTLLYVVAGAGGATLLAVLGGYGLAKFTFPGKRAVFAVVIGAVAVPGTALAVPTFLMFSRMGLTNTPWAVIIPSLISPFGLYLMWTFAAEAIPTELLEAARVDGAGEARTFAQICLPLLAPGIVTVLLFTMVATWNNYFLPLIMLKDPDWYPLTVGLNAWNAQAATAGGEAIFNLVITGSVLTILPLVVAFLLLQRYWQSGLASGSVKE, from the coding sequence ATGACCACGACCGCACCGGCCACCACGCCCGCCGCCCGGCCCGCCCGGCCCGGCCGCGGCCCCCGCCTGCGCACCCCGCGGCGGCACAGCGTCGACCGGCCCCGCCGCAGCGGCCTGCTGACGGTGCTCACCGCCCTGGTGTGCCTGTACAGCCTGGTCCCGCTCGCCTGGCTGCTCATCAACGCCACCAAGTCCCAGGGCGACCTGTTCACGTCGTTCGGCCTGTGGTTCTCCGGGAACTTCCACCTCGTCCAGAACGTCACCGACACGCTGACCTACGACGACGGCATCTTCGTGCGCTGGCTCGGCAACACCCTGCTGTACGTCGTGGCGGGTGCCGGCGGCGCGACGCTGCTCGCGGTGCTCGGCGGGTACGGCCTGGCCAAGTTCACGTTCCCCGGCAAGCGCGCGGTGTTCGCGGTCGTCATCGGCGCGGTTGCGGTGCCCGGCACGGCGCTGGCGGTCCCGACGTTCCTCATGTTCAGCCGGATGGGCCTGACCAACACCCCGTGGGCGGTCATCATCCCCTCGCTGATCTCCCCGTTCGGGCTCTACCTCATGTGGACGTTCGCGGCCGAGGCGATCCCCACCGAGCTGCTCGAGGCGGCCCGGGTGGACGGCGCGGGGGAGGCGCGGACGTTCGCGCAGATCTGCCTGCCCCTGCTCGCCCCCGGCATCGTCACGGTGCTGCTCTTCACGATGGTCGCGACCTGGAACAACTACTTCCTGCCGCTGATCATGCTCAAGGACCCCGACTGGTACCCGCTCACCGTGGGGCTCAACGCCTGGAACGCCCAGGCCGCGACGGCCGGCGGCGAGGCGATCTTCAACCTCGTGATCACCGGGTCCGTCCTGACCATCCTGCCCCTGGTCGTGGCCTTCCTGCTCCTCCAGCGGTACTGGCAGTCGGGCCTCGCGTCCGGCTCCGTCAAGGAGTGA
- a CDS encoding sugar ABC transporter substrate-binding protein encodes MSTPRTLWRGAAVVGALTLALTACSSGGSGGGSSDDSSGSAESGSLLVWAWDNTVEPIAESYMDEHPDVTIDVVNAGTGNDQYTALQNAVAAGSGIPDLAQVEYYAVPQFAIGGALADISGLGASDLEGTYSPGPWSAVHQGDAIYGLPMDSGPMALFYNTTVFEKYGVDVPTTWDEYLDAARALHAADPSVYIANDTGDAGFTTSMIWQAGGHPFQVDGTDVTIDLADAGSQKFADLWQQLIDEDLLAPISSWSDEWYQGLGNGTIASLTIGAWMPGNLEAGVEQASGQWRVAPMPQWEAGASASAENGGSALSVMEASQNKDLAYDFLTYLSNGPGTRIRIDAGGFPATTADLESDAFLGKESEYFGGQKINEVLSQSAADVVEGWQYLPFQVYANSIFNDTVGQAYVSDTSLADGLAAWQEQVTTYGNDQGFTVQ; translated from the coding sequence ATGTCCACCCCCCGCACCCTCTGGCGCGGCGCCGCAGTCGTCGGCGCCCTGACCCTGGCCCTGACGGCCTGCTCCTCCGGGGGCTCCGGCGGCGGCTCGTCCGACGACTCCTCCGGCTCCGCCGAGAGCGGCTCGCTGCTCGTGTGGGCCTGGGACAACACGGTCGAGCCGATCGCCGAGTCCTACATGGACGAGCACCCCGACGTGACGATCGACGTGGTCAACGCCGGCACCGGCAACGACCAGTACACGGCGCTGCAGAACGCGGTGGCCGCCGGGTCCGGCATCCCCGACCTCGCGCAGGTCGAGTACTACGCCGTGCCGCAGTTCGCGATCGGCGGGGCGCTCGCCGACATCTCCGGCCTGGGCGCCTCCGACCTGGAGGGCACGTACAGCCCCGGCCCGTGGTCGGCCGTCCACCAGGGAGACGCGATCTACGGCCTGCCGATGGACTCCGGCCCGATGGCGCTGTTCTACAACACGACGGTGTTCGAGAAGTACGGCGTCGACGTCCCCACCACGTGGGACGAGTACCTCGACGCGGCGCGGGCCCTGCACGCCGCCGACCCGAGCGTGTACATCGCCAACGACACCGGCGACGCCGGGTTCACCACCTCGATGATCTGGCAGGCCGGCGGCCACCCGTTCCAGGTGGACGGCACGGACGTCACGATCGACCTCGCCGACGCGGGCAGCCAGAAGTTCGCCGACCTGTGGCAGCAGCTCATCGACGAGGACCTGCTGGCGCCCATCTCGTCCTGGAGCGACGAGTGGTACCAGGGCCTGGGCAACGGCACCATCGCGTCCCTGACCATCGGGGCCTGGATGCCGGGCAACCTCGAGGCGGGCGTCGAGCAGGCCTCCGGGCAGTGGCGCGTGGCGCCGATGCCGCAGTGGGAGGCCGGCGCGAGCGCGTCCGCGGAGAACGGCGGCAGCGCCCTGTCGGTGATGGAGGCCAGCCAGAACAAGGACCTGGCGTACGACTTCCTCACCTACCTGTCGAACGGCCCGGGCACGCGGATCCGCATCGACGCCGGCGGCTTCCCCGCCACGACGGCCGACCTGGAGTCGGACGCGTTCCTCGGCAAGGAGTCCGAGTACTTCGGCGGCCAGAAGATCAACGAGGTGCTCTCGCAGTCCGCGGCCGACGTCGTCGAGGGCTGGCAGTACCTGCCGTTCCAGGTCTACGCGAACAGCATCTTCAACGACACGGTCGGCCAGGCCTACGTCTCGGACACCTCGCTGGCCGACGGCCTCGCGGCGTGGCAGGAGCAGGTCACGACCTACGGCAACGACCAGGGCTTCACCGTCCAGTGA